The genomic region CAGCTCTTAGAAGCAGCTGATTCTCGCTTCCACCTTGACCGAGTGCGGAATAAACTTTGTGGTCAAAACTGCCCTTCCACAGCATGGGAATTGACCGAATGGCCAAGTGGCCGTAAGGCAGAATTCCCAGTTAAAGTCATTGGGGGCGTAGAAGTTTATTGTGACCCAGGGTATTTTCAATCAAACTTGGAGCGACCTAGGGAGTGGAAAATTGCAGTAGGGGAAAGCCCCTAGTGCTGATGAGCAAGCTTAGTATATAAGACCCTGAAGCAGTATGTCTCATCATCACAAGTTTCAGCCCTGGGAGAAGTGGGCCTGGACCGAACAGAGCCAGCAAAGTTCTGGAGCGTCCAAGAAAGGGTCCTGGCTCGTGCACTCGCTATGTGTGTGTCAGAGAAGCCCTTAATTCTGCACATTAGGGGGCCCCATGGGGATCACTATGGGTCAGATGTCCATTATAAGGCCCTCCAAATGGTAAAGGAATGGTGTTCGCCACGGCAACGCATACATATCCACAACTTTACAGGTACCATCAACACAGTAAGGCTAGTGGACAAAAGCTTTCAAAAACTGCTACTTCGGGTTTTCCATCGTAACGGCCAATTTTGATCAATGGCAACGAAGAGCATTGAAAGAAGTGCCCAGTGATCGGTTATTGATAGAAACCGATTCTCCGTATCTCTGGGGCACTACCATCAGCACCCCAGCCTTAATAGGGGATGTTGCCGTAGCTGttgccaagacaagggggactGATTTGGTGCGCCTCCTTAAGGCAACAGTTAACAATACCAGGCGAATTTATCACTAGGGATGGTTTTATATCTTGCCAGTAACATTGCtagctggcagccattttaaatgtCAAGGTCTAGCCAGTTACATTGCTAGCTGGCGGCCTTGTAAAATTAGCATCTCAGTCTTCTAGATCCCTAGAATAACCATTCCTGCAAAAAATAAAAGAGAGGAGACTGTAGTGAAATGCGGGCTTTCGGCCATTGGTGGCGCCCTCCTGCACAGGTGCTGCACCGCCGTTGTATTCGTGGAATGCCTCGCATGTACATTACGCATTTCCTCTCGCTCAAACAGCAGAACGATACCAACCGCCAAAGCGAGCAGACGTCTCTACGTAAAGCCTTCTGCGGAATCAACCAGTGCAACAAAGACTTGGTAAGTCTACTGAGTTTATACACTGGGTAACACGTatactacgcggcggccgctatgtatcactccactcgtaactgtggttTTACCGGCATTTCTCAATTTCACACAAAGCATCGTTATCACAAGCATATAACTAGAAGATAACTAAATTCTGCCAACGTTAAGGGCGCTTATGTGATTTATGGGCAAATATAATTTGTTGCTTGTAAAAGACAGATTTCAATATTGTCGGTCCGTCCGTTCTGCAGCACCGGGTTGCAGACAGACATTCAAagaccaaaatatttttgtactgtacatgtcaaCAAAGATTGACGCAGTGTTTTCCAGCCGCAAAACGAAGTCGCACATGGGCAGTCAACATTTGATTAAGATCTTCACCCACAATCACCCATTATAAGAATAATATGCTGTTTTAGAGTTGCCCGTTGCGTAAATTCAGTGCATTTAAGCTTCAACAACAGATTTGCAATTCAAATTAATGTATTTCAGTTGATAGCCTTTACATTCAGCAGGGGTGCCTCAGCTAGTTTACGCAGAAAAATTGAtaccaatattttaaactttttaaaacaCACTATGGAAATGAAAGTTGCACAAAATTGTTCTTTCTTGTAAAATAcgagaatatttttcaaatatatttatgggAGCATTTTTGTACTAGTCTAACTAGACTTCatcacaaacaaaaatcaattttgcaaTGTGGTGCATTAATTCAGACGGGTCGAGGGAGTACACACATaatgttattttaattttatcgggtttgttggtgtttttatttctTGCAGGTTTGTGTTTGCTTTTGAAGTTAACCAACTCTCgaagttttacattttctgtaTCTGTGTGCATCATGTCATGAGGCCATCTACACTGGAACTTTAGTTGGAGTTGCAAGAGCTCGTGAATGACAGCAAATGAATCAGAATTTGATGAAGAATCTTCATTACCATGGCTTGTAGTTGCCTGCTTCtcctagcttttgtattgagtCTGCTTGATGTTGGCATCACAACTGTACTCTTTGTACATGGTGACCAGTTTCATAAATTTGTGACAGAAGTATACCAATTTTCATACAAAGATTGCTTTGTAGATATTTGGTTTCTGTCACCACTACGGTTCTCTATTATATTTGGTGCTTGCATTGGGGTACATTGCAATGGCCGCAATGCAGTTCCCAGACTTCAAAACTCCAAAAATTATATTCTCACTATTGGAGGTTTGATGTTTCTGTATCTCATCATAAAGTTACTAATTTATTCTAAGTTGGATAAAAAACTCAATGAACCATGGTTCTGGGGCCTGTTTGCCTGGACAACAGTGGCTGCCCTACTACCATATGCATGTTGGAGAATTCTGAGTAGGATTAAACCAAAGACGTTGAATCTTCACATCAATGCAGAGGATGGTACCTTTCATGAGAATGAAAAGTTGCTCCACAATCATGTTGGTGATGATGCAGATTTGAAGGGTTATGACAGTGTTAGTAACAGTGATGATGGTTCTAAAGATGGCAAAGaccaaaagaagaaaaaactACAGACAGGAAGTTTACTCAGACTGCTGTCATATTCAGCTCCTGATTGGTGTTTTTTGCTGAGTGGTATTCTAGCTCTGCT from Ptychodera flava strain L36383 unplaced genomic scaffold, AS_Pfla_20210202 Scaffold_112__1_contigs__length_238456_pilon, whole genome shotgun sequence harbors:
- the LOC139126642 gene encoding ABC-type oligopeptide transporter ABCB9-like isoform X1, producing MACSCLLLLAFVLSLLDVGITTVLFVHGDQFHKFVTEVYQFSYKDCFVDIWFLSPLRFSIIFGACIGVHCNGRNAVPRLQNSKNYILTIGGLMFLYLIIKLLIYSKLDKKLNEPWFWGLFAWTTVAALLPYACWRILSRIKPKTLNLHINAEDGTFHENEKLLHNHVGDDADLKGYDSVSNSDDGSKDGKDQKKKKLQTGSLLRLLSYSAPDWCFLLSGILALLATSAGEIFLPMFTGQVVDGIVVEHSYKKFTDAIIIMSLISVGM